One segment of Scleropages formosus chromosome 23, fSclFor1.1, whole genome shotgun sequence DNA contains the following:
- the hgh1 gene encoding protein HGH1 homolog — MLSDTEAKELLSFLTLETRPDVKGQATEYILGLTATGDGCRYLRGKPDFIRALLTLTGDLSVAIVKDCYHALINLSADETLHRVLVKDADVLPVLFRNLLDPAYVFADRICTVLTNLSRHEKTCKDVFRVLQQEQIGLAKIVEILCTEDYNKKASLHYLGPLLSNLTQLPETRQFILDRERCVVQRLLPYTQYEASTVRRGGVVGTLRNCCFDYAHHEWLLSDAVDILPFLLLPLAGPEELSEEENEGLPVDLQYLPEDKKREEDPDIRKMLIETLLLLTATKVGRQILKSKNVYPIMREFHKWEKEPQVISACEKLVQVLISDEPEAGMENLMEVDIPEDVELKFRDMDAKEEEQIEKEKKELTRAEAETNDPEAPSS, encoded by the exons ATGTTGAGCGACACGGAAGCAAAagagctgctctctttcctGACTTTGGAAACTCGTCCGGATGTGAAGGGGCAGGCCACGGAGTACATTCTCGGTCTCACTGCTACCGGAGATGGCTGCAGATACCTGCGCGGCAAGCCGGACTTCATCAGAGCTCTGCTGACTCTCACTGGCGACCTTTCGGTTGCGATCGTCAAAGACTGCTATCACGCCCTCATCAACCTCTCCGCGGACGAGACCCTGCACCGGGTCCTTGTGAAAGATGCCGACGTCCTGCCCGTTTTGTTTCGCAATCTCCTCGACCCGGCTTACGTGTTCGCGGATCGGATCTGCACCGTTCTCACCAACCTGTCGCGCCATGAGAAGACCTGCAAGGATGTCTTCCGGGTTCTCCAGCAGGAGCAGATAGGCTTGGCTAAGATAGTCGAGATTCTGTGCACAGAGGACTACAACAAGAAGGCCTCCCTCCACTATCTCGGGCCCCTCCTCTCCAACCTGACACAGCTACCCGAGACCAGACAGTTTATCCTGGACAGAGAAAG GTGTGTGGTTCAGCGACTCCTCCCTTACACACAGTATGAAGCTTCTACAGTCAGACGTGGTGGAGTTGTTGGAACTCTGAGAAACTGCTGCTTTGACTATG CTCACCATGAGTGGTTGCTGAGTGATGCGGTGGACATCCTGCCGTTCCTGTTGCTACCCCTGGCTGGACCAGAGGAACTGTCAGAGGAGGAGAATGAAG GACTGCCGGTGGACCTGCAGTATCTTCCCGAAGAcaagaagagggaggaagacCCTGACATTCGCAAAATGCTTATTGAGACACTGCTCTTG TTGACAGCCACCAAGGTTGGCCGTCAGATTTTGAAGAGCAAGAACGTGTACCCCATCATGAGAGAGTTTCACAAATGGGAGAAGGAGCCCCAGGTCATTTCCGCCTGTGAGAAACTTGTGCAG GTCCTGATAAGTGACGAGCCCGAAGCGGGAATGGAAAATCTGATGGAGGTGGACATCCCCGAGGATGTGGAGCTGAAGTTCAGAGACATGGATGCCAAGGAAGAGGAGCAAAttgagaaggagaagaaggaactGACGAGAGCTGAAGCTGAGACAAACGATCCGGAAGCTCCAAGCTCATAG